The sequence GGGGGACACGATTGCATCATTTCCCCCGAGGTAGATGGCGGGGATGGTGGTGAGGCCGGCAATTTTCGCAGCTTCAAAGCGACGCTCGCCGGCGACAATGTAGGGAGCTCCCGGCACTTGTCCGGAATTGGGGGACACGATCCCGGATTCTGACGAATACGGGTCATGTCCCGTCGCGACGCGAAAGAGGATGGGCATCAGCACGCCATGCTGCCGGACTGATTCAGTCAGGTCCTCCAGCGCCTGGGGATCCATGGATTTGCGGGGCTGGTTGGGATCGGCCTGGAGATGCGCAAGTTCCAGTTGGTAGAGCTGCCCTTTTTCATACGCGCCGGTTGGGTCTGCCATAATGTGACTCCGTTAAAAAAGTGCTGAGTACCAATTGACCACAGCAACTTACTTTTTCGACAATACTTCCTCGATCTCTTGATCAGTTAATTTCAACTGCCTGAAAACCCGTTTGCAATAGTTCGGGTCCAGTGTCTTTTTACCCATTAGAACGGGAGCTGAATACCTCTTACCGTCAACAATCCTCGCATAGATCGCATGATCAGTACTGCCCTGCCGGACAAATACGGCGCCGGCTTTCTCGATCAGGCTCACAAAATCCTTACTGGACATCGAGGGAGTCTTAGGCATAGGAAGGAACCTCGTGGATCTCGAGGGGTTTGAGTATGAAGTTTTCAGACGGCTTGACGTACCAGTCCGGCTCCGTATCCTGCAAAAACTCAATCAGATCTTCCGTGCTCATCGAGCTGACAATGGTCTCAGGATAATTTCTTACCTCATCACAATACGTTTCTATGGCATCCCTGAGATTTTTTTCCACGTCGGCCAAGTCGGTACCCTGTGCAGCAACATTCAATTCCAGGCAGACCGCCACATAGGCAAGCCTGCTCTTGCGAACGATTGCGGTATATTGCTTTGTCATTTTACCTCCTTCTCCTTTACGGGTTTGCTGGGTTTGCCCTTGGTGTCATTCATTTCTTCATACAAACCAAGGTACTCGGCCATGCGCCTTCCGATGCGTTCGTCTATGATAACCAAGCCTCATTTAGCAGTTTTTGGGGTCTTGCATTTTAGCGTTTTGCCGGGGGACAAAGTGAACAGGGAGTTCGTTTGTCCGTGGAAAATGTCCGAATGGAGCGTCTTCAAGGCAGCGGCGCTGGCATCCGGATCAACCGGCTGTTCCCACTTCACTGCGGTCAGCAAAGCGACGGGGAACTCCTCAATTATCCGGGCAATTTCCAGGGGATCAACCCAGAGATCCTTCTGGCGGGCTTCACCGAAAATCTCCGGCCAGGCAAAGGAAAAGCGCCGAGTGATGGAGAGGATATCGGCCAGGTCTTTCGGCTCCCGCCGGGAAAGGGCGCAGAGCTTGTTCGAAAGGATATTCCGCCAGTTGTCGATGCGGGGATAAAAATGCGCCTCCTGAAGATCGCCATAGTGAAACGCCACATCATTGATGAAATCAACTTTTAGGGTCAACGCCCCGTCGCGGGCCAGGATCCGGACGAATGTGTCGGCAGCCGTGCCCGCAGCGAACGACACGCCGCCGCGGCGCAGGGCCTCCAGGGCTTTTTTGACCTGATCCCGAAAATCCGCCGCCTGATTGACGAAAAGATCGAGATCGTCGGAGTAGCGATGCTGGAGGTAATGCCTGCCGAGCGCCGTCCCGCCAGTCAGATAAAATGGCGCATCCGCCGCCGCGAGCAGGGACAGCAACTTGTCCATGAAAGGATAGAGTCTATCCGTATAAAACGTGTCGGGCATAGCGATAGCGAT is a genomic window of Deltaproteobacteria bacterium containing:
- a CDS encoding type II toxin-antitoxin system HicA family toxin, which gives rise to MPKTPSMSSKDFVSLIEKAGAVFVRQGSTDHAIYARIVDGKRYSAPVLMGKKTLDPNYCKRVFRQLKLTDQEIEEVLSKK
- a CDS encoding nucleotidyl transferase AbiEii/AbiGii toxin family protein, which produces MPDTFYTDRLYPFMDKLLSLLAAADAPFYLTGGTALGRHYLQHRYSDDLDLFVNQAADFRDQVKKALEALRRGGVSFAAGTAADTFVRILARDGALTLKVDFINDVAFHYGDLQEAHFYPRIDNWRNILSNKLCALSRREPKDLADILSITRRFSFAWPEIFGEARQKDLWVDPLEIARIIEEFPVALLTAVKWEQPVDPDASAAALKTLHSDIFHGQTNSLFTLSPGKTLKCKTPKTAK